A genome region from Kiloniellales bacterium includes the following:
- a CDS encoding GNAT family N-acetyltransferase has product MIAEPTIRRAEAGDSLRVAAAASHLLGELAGGSGGSDREHLAAVTRDLLADGTVAAWLALDAEERPVGLITVNECAAIYAGGRFGEICELYVDPAYRSSGLGRRLVEAVCDFARERNWPRLEVGAPGLPRWQRTVDFYRGCGFVEVGPRLKLVLE; this is encoded by the coding sequence ATGATCGCCGAGCCGACGATTCGCCGGGCAGAGGCGGGCGACAGCCTCCGGGTCGCGGCGGCCGCCTCACATTTGCTCGGTGAGCTCGCAGGCGGAAGCGGCGGGAGCGACCGGGAACACCTGGCCGCCGTGACCCGCGATCTATTGGCGGACGGCACCGTTGCCGCGTGGCTCGCCCTCGACGCGGAGGAACGGCCGGTCGGGCTGATCACGGTCAACGAGTGCGCCGCGATCTACGCCGGCGGCCGCTTCGGCGAGATCTGCGAGCTCTACGTCGATCCCGCCTATCGCTCGTCCGGCCTCGGCCGGCGCCTGGTCGAAGCGGTCTGCGACTTCGCCCGTGAACGGAACTGGCCGCGGTTGGAGGTGGGCGCCCCCGGCCTGCCGCGCTGGCAGCGCACGGTCGACTTCTACCGCGGCTGCGGCTTCGTCGAGGTCGGGCCGCGCCTCAAGCTCGTGCTGGAGTAA
- a CDS encoding YicC/YloC family endoribonuclease — MTGFARQEGGDDRFNWTWEIKSVNGKSLDVRFRLPPGYDALEGGARAAAAQACARGNLQVSLTMKAAAAAQSYRINRELLDRLLALSGELTAERGGTAAVAPASLDGLLAVRGVVEVAEEEDEPDAKAAREAALAADLQHALAALAEARRAEGARLHQVVSGHLASLQALVDKAAESAAAQPDALRARLRAQVEELLAASPALPEDRLAQEAAVLATKADVREELDRLTAHIEAARELLAGGGPVGRRLDFLCQELNREANTLCAKAPDVDLRRIGLELKTVVDQLREQIQNLE; from the coding sequence ATGACCGGATTCGCCCGCCAGGAGGGCGGCGACGACCGCTTCAACTGGACCTGGGAGATCAAGAGCGTCAACGGGAAATCCCTGGACGTGAGGTTCCGCCTGCCGCCGGGCTATGATGCCCTGGAAGGCGGCGCGCGGGCCGCGGCCGCCCAGGCCTGCGCGCGCGGCAACCTGCAGGTCTCCCTGACAATGAAGGCGGCGGCGGCGGCCCAGAGCTATCGGATCAATCGCGAGCTGCTGGACCGGCTGTTGGCCCTGTCCGGCGAGCTCACCGCCGAGCGGGGCGGGACCGCCGCCGTGGCGCCGGCGAGCCTGGACGGCCTCTTGGCGGTGCGCGGCGTGGTCGAGGTCGCCGAGGAAGAAGACGAGCCCGACGCCAAGGCGGCCCGCGAGGCGGCGCTGGCGGCGGATCTCCAACACGCTCTCGCGGCGCTCGCCGAGGCGCGCCGCGCCGAGGGCGCGCGTCTTCATCAGGTCGTCTCGGGCCACCTGGCGAGCCTGCAGGCACTGGTCGACAAGGCGGCGGAATCTGCCGCGGCACAGCCCGACGCCCTGCGCGCCCGGCTGCGCGCCCAGGTCGAGGAACTGCTGGCGGCCTCCCCGGCCCTGCCAGAGGACCGCCTGGCCCAGGAAGCGGCGGTGCTCGCGACCAAAGCGGACGTCCGCGAGGAACTCGATCGGCTGACCGCGCACATCGAGGCGGCGCGGGAACTGCTGGCCGGCGGCGGGCCGGTTGGCCGCCGCCTCGACTTCCTGTGCCAGGAGCTCAACCGGGAGGCCAACACGCTCTGCGCCAAGGCGCCGGACGTCGACCTGAGGCGCATCGGCCTGGAGCTCAAGACCGTCGTCGATCAGCTCCGCGAGCAGATCCAGAACCTCGAATAG
- a CDS encoding peptidylprolyl isomerase, with translation MIRSFRVSAFVFALALAASFNGPVERAAAQEVHRAAAVVNDEIISLFDLVMRTRLAVLAAGLSDPQNQYDRLQQQVLRGLVDERLKMQEAQRLEIAITEQQLGEAIRRLANQNKMSGPDFQQYLVRNNVAPQALADQVRTTLTWQSVIQRRLRPTVDISDEEVEEVVDRLLTSQGGMELRISEIFLGVDSVNQENEVERGARRLIQEIRNGADFRALAQQFSRAATAAVGGDLGWLEESQLPDEFRNALSGARPGTLVGPVQTFGGYYILLLRDLRRIATGNPTVQLKQLLVGVPSGAGADEWEAARLKAEESIALIDGCIGFDAFAKENGSPGSGDLGRIKLADLSPMLRRTITGLEIGEPSDPVKLPSGISVLLVCDRENDGIDREKIRESLVAQRLDLLSRRYLRDLRRAANVDMRL, from the coding sequence ATGATTAGAAGCTTCAGAGTCAGCGCCTTCGTGTTCGCCCTCGCCCTCGCGGCATCGTTCAACGGGCCGGTCGAGCGGGCGGCGGCACAGGAGGTCCACCGGGCCGCCGCCGTGGTCAACGACGAGATCATTTCCCTCTTCGACCTGGTGATGCGGACCCGTCTCGCCGTTCTGGCCGCGGGATTGTCGGATCCGCAGAACCAGTACGATCGTCTGCAGCAGCAGGTCCTGCGCGGCCTGGTCGACGAGCGGCTCAAAATGCAGGAGGCCCAGAGGCTCGAGATTGCCATCACCGAGCAGCAGTTGGGCGAGGCGATCCGCCGTCTGGCGAACCAGAACAAGATGAGCGGCCCGGACTTCCAGCAGTACCTCGTGCGCAACAACGTCGCGCCCCAGGCGCTGGCGGACCAGGTCCGCACCACCTTGACCTGGCAGAGCGTCATCCAACGTCGCCTGCGCCCGACGGTCGACATCAGCGACGAGGAGGTCGAAGAGGTGGTCGACCGCCTGCTGACCAGCCAGGGCGGCATGGAACTGCGGATCTCGGAGATCTTTCTGGGCGTCGATTCGGTCAACCAGGAGAACGAGGTCGAACGCGGCGCCAGGCGCCTGATTCAGGAAATCCGCAACGGCGCAGACTTTCGGGCCCTGGCGCAGCAGTTCTCGCGCGCGGCGACGGCGGCCGTCGGCGGCGACCTGGGCTGGCTGGAGGAAAGCCAGCTGCCGGACGAGTTCCGCAATGCCCTGAGCGGCGCGCGGCCCGGCACGCTGGTCGGGCCGGTCCAGACCTTCGGCGGCTACTACATCCTGTTGCTGCGCGACCTGCGCCGTATCGCCACGGGCAACCCGACCGTGCAGCTCAAGCAGCTCCTCGTCGGCGTGCCCAGTGGGGCCGGAGCGGACGAATGGGAAGCGGCGCGACTGAAGGCGGAGGAGAGCATTGCGCTAATCGACGGCTGCATCGGCTTTGATGCCTTCGCCAAGGAGAACGGATCGCCCGGCTCGGGCGACCTCGGGCGGATCAAGCTCGCCGATCTCTCGCCCATGTTGCGGCGCACAATTACCGGCCTGGAGATCGGAGAACCCAGCGACCCGGTCAAGCTGCCGTCCGGGATCAGCGTGCTGTTGGTCTGCGACCGCGAGAACGACGGCATCGACCGGGAAAAGATCCGGGAATCCCTGGTCGCCCAGCGGCTCGATCTGCTCTCCCGACGCTATCTGCGGGACCTGCGCCGCGCGGCAAACGTGGACATGCGCCTTTGA
- a CDS encoding SDR family NAD(P)-dependent oxidoreductase: MGDFKTVLITGASSGIGEALAHAYAGPGVTLALTGRDRERLAQVAAVCRGRGAEIVTAALDVTDQEALSAWIAEVDRSAGLDLVVANAGISAGTGDVDEKDAQTRRIFAVNLDGVINTVLPAVACMRPRARGQVAIISSLASFRGFPGAPAYCASKAAVRIWGESLRGHLARKGIGVSVVCPGFVKSRMTAVNSFKMPFLMETDRAAEIIKSGVARNKARITFPWPLAAAIWALAALPPGLTDTALKKLPKKRRS, from the coding sequence ATGGGAGATTTCAAGACTGTCCTGATCACCGGCGCGTCCAGCGGGATCGGCGAGGCGCTCGCCCACGCCTATGCTGGGCCCGGCGTGACCCTGGCGCTCACCGGGCGCGACCGTGAACGCCTGGCCCAGGTCGCCGCGGTCTGTCGCGGCCGCGGCGCCGAGATCGTCACGGCCGCACTCGACGTGACCGATCAGGAAGCGCTCTCGGCCTGGATCGCCGAGGTCGATCGCAGCGCGGGCTTGGACCTGGTCGTGGCCAACGCAGGAATCTCGGCGGGCACCGGGGACGTCGACGAGAAGGACGCGCAGACCCGGAGGATCTTCGCCGTCAACCTGGACGGCGTGATCAACACGGTCCTGCCCGCCGTCGCCTGCATGCGCCCGCGCGCGCGCGGCCAGGTGGCGATCATTTCCTCCCTGGCGTCCTTCCGGGGTTTTCCCGGGGCGCCGGCCTACTGCGCCTCGAAGGCGGCGGTCAGGATCTGGGGCGAGTCCCTGCGGGGCCACCTTGCCCGCAAGGGGATTGGCGTGAGCGTGGTCTGTCCGGGCTTCGTCAAGAGCCGCATGACCGCGGTCAACTCGTTCAAGATGCCCTTTCTGATGGAGACCGACCGGGCCGCGGAGATCATCAAAAGCGGTGTCGCCCGCAACAAGGCGCGGATCACCTTTCCCTGGCCCCTAGCGGCGGCAATCTGGGCGCTAGCGGCCCTGCCGCCGGGCCTGACCGACACGGCCCTGAAAAAGCTGCCGAAGAAAAGACGCAGCTGA
- a CDS encoding DMT family transporter, with product MSAASQSASEPLATPTPDREAARRGRAIALMILGVGLFSIMDALVKWLGESYPTVQLVFFRSLFAFIPLGFLMFRDGVSQALRMNDRQGHLLRAVVGVLALWAFFYAFAHMPLADVIAITFAAPVFVTALSVPLLGERVGLRRWSAVLVGFLGVLIMIQPGAGVFQTVALVPLGGVVFYALAMVFVRKLSRTETSASIVFYFTLACTLVSGAALPFSWVTPEPWDWALLVALGLIGGMAQITFTRAVSLADVSVIMPFEYTAMLWAVVLGFFIWGEVPGNNIWIGVAIVMASGLYILYREASLGLVRGRARKLHARR from the coding sequence ATGTCCGCCGCCTCGCAGAGCGCATCCGAACCCCTCGCCACACCGACACCGGACCGGGAGGCGGCCCGCCGCGGCCGGGCGATCGCCCTGATGATCCTGGGGGTCGGCCTGTTCTCGATCATGGACGCCCTGGTGAAGTGGCTGGGCGAGAGCTACCCGACGGTGCAGCTGGTCTTCTTCCGCAGCCTCTTCGCCTTCATCCCGCTCGGCTTCCTCATGTTCCGCGACGGCGTTTCCCAGGCCCTGCGCATGAACGACAGGCAGGGCCACTTGCTGCGCGCCGTGGTCGGCGTCCTGGCGCTCTGGGCCTTCTTCTACGCCTTCGCCCATATGCCTCTGGCGGACGTGATCGCCATCACCTTCGCCGCGCCGGTCTTCGTGACGGCGCTTTCGGTGCCGCTGCTGGGCGAGCGGGTCGGCCTGCGCCGCTGGTCCGCCGTCCTGGTCGGTTTCCTCGGCGTGCTGATCATGATTCAGCCGGGCGCCGGCGTGTTCCAGACCGTCGCCCTCGTGCCCCTGGGCGGCGTTGTGTTCTACGCGCTCGCCATGGTCTTCGTGCGCAAGCTGAGCCGGACCGAGACCAGCGCCTCGATCGTCTTCTACTTCACCCTGGCCTGCACTCTCGTGTCCGGGGCCGCGCTGCCCTTTTCCTGGGTGACGCCGGAGCCCTGGGACTGGGCGCTGCTGGTCGCGCTCGGCCTGATCGGCGGCATGGCGCAGATCACCTTCACTCGCGCCGTGTCGCTCGCCGACGTCTCGGTGATCATGCCCTTCGAGTACACCGCCATGCTCTGGGCCGTGGTGCTCGGCTTCTTCATCTGGGGCGAGGTGCCGGGGAACAACATCTGGATCGGCGTCGCCATCGTCATGGCGAGCGGACTCTATATCCTTTACCGCGAGGCCTCGCTCGGACTGGTGCGCGGCAGGGCCAGGAAGCTGCACGCGCGTAGGTAA
- the gmk gene encoding guanylate kinase, whose translation MLVLSSPSGAGKTTISRALLDRDPNLELSISATTRPKRPGEQDGVDYDFVTAERFEQMVAAGDFLEHARVFDHRYGTPRAAVEKALAEGRDVLFDIDWQGTQQLSEKAREDLVRVFILPPSTEELRRRLETRARDPQVVVQGRMARASDEMSHWAEYDYVIINRSVEESVAQVSAILAAERLRRERVTGLHDFVEALRSAG comes from the coding sequence ATGCTGGTGCTCTCTTCGCCCTCCGGCGCCGGCAAGACCACGATCTCTCGCGCCTTGCTGGACCGCGACCCGAACCTGGAACTTTCCATATCGGCAACGACCCGGCCGAAGCGTCCGGGCGAGCAGGACGGCGTGGACTACGATTTCGTCACGGCGGAGCGCTTCGAGCAGATGGTGGCCGCCGGCGACTTTCTGGAGCACGCCCGCGTGTTCGATCACCGCTACGGGACGCCGCGGGCGGCGGTCGAAAAGGCCTTGGCGGAAGGACGGGACGTTCTGTTCGACATCGACTGGCAGGGGACCCAGCAGCTCTCGGAGAAGGCCCGCGAAGATTTGGTCCGCGTCTTCATTCTGCCGCCCTCCACGGAGGAGCTTCGACGCCGGCTCGAGACGCGCGCCAGAGATCCCCAGGTCGTCGTCCAGGGACGGATGGCACGCGCCTCGGACGAGATGAGCCATTGGGCGGAGTACGACTACGTCATCATCAACCGCTCCGTGGAAGAGAGCGTGGCCCAGGTGAGCGCGATCCTCGCGGCGGAACGGCTGCGCCGGGAGCGGGTGACCGGCCTGCACGACTTCGTCGAGGCGCTGCGCAGCGCGGGCTGA
- a CDS encoding DNA polymerase III subunit chi — translation MTDVRFYHLTRSSLEAALPQLLEKTLQREARAVVIAGSEERVEALTVHLWAYNDRNFLPHGSAKDGFAEDQPIWLTAKDENPNGARFLFLTDGATSGRLADYEICANLFDGRDEAAVAKAREQWKACKDAGHTVTYWQQDESGRWSQKA, via the coding sequence ATGACCGACGTGCGCTTCTATCACCTGACCCGCAGCAGCCTGGAGGCGGCCTTGCCGCAGCTCCTGGAGAAGACGCTACAGCGCGAGGCCAGGGCGGTGGTCATAGCGGGTTCGGAGGAGCGGGTCGAGGCTCTCACGGTCCACCTCTGGGCCTACAACGACCGCAACTTCCTGCCCCACGGCTCGGCCAAGGACGGCTTCGCGGAAGACCAGCCGATCTGGCTCACAGCGAAGGACGAGAACCCCAACGGCGCCCGTTTCCTCTTCCTGACCGATGGGGCGACCAGCGGGCGGCTTGCCGACTATGAGATCTGCGCAAACCTCTTCGACGGCCGCGACGAGGCCGCCGTGGCCAAGGCCCGGGAGCAGTGGAAGGCCTGCAAGGACGCCGGACACACGGTCACTTATTGGCAACAGGACGAGTCCGGCCGCTGGTCGCAGAAGGCGTGA
- the rsmA gene encoding 16S rRNA (adenine(1518)-N(6)/adenine(1519)-N(6))-dimethyltransferase RsmA, with amino-acid sequence MTARRRSGADALPPLREVIALHGLSAAKPLGQHFLLDLNLTGRIARAAGDLGGGTTIEIGPGPGGLTRALLAEGAGRVVAVEKDRRCCAALQALAEAYPGRLELVEGDALALGLRTLGAPPRRIVANLPYNISTALLVAWLRQLAADSEAYESLTLMFQKEVAARLAAAPGEKAYGRLSVLAQWLTEVVRLFDVPARAFTPPPKVSSTVVQLRPRPQPLAPASLDWLERVTASAFGQRRKMLRQSLKTLTGDPKRLLAATGIAETERAEDLDVAQFCALARCCEET; translated from the coding sequence ATGACCGCGCGCAGGAGATCCGGTGCCGACGCTTTGCCGCCTTTGCGCGAAGTCATCGCCCTGCACGGCCTGTCGGCGGCCAAGCCGCTCGGCCAGCACTTCCTGCTCGACCTCAACCTGACCGGGCGCATTGCCCGCGCCGCCGGAGACCTGGGCGGCGGAACCACGATCGAGATCGGTCCGGGTCCCGGCGGCCTGACCCGCGCCCTGCTGGCCGAAGGCGCCGGCCGGGTGGTCGCGGTCGAGAAGGACCGGCGCTGTTGTGCCGCGTTGCAGGCGCTGGCCGAGGCCTATCCAGGCCGTCTAGAGCTGGTCGAGGGCGATGCGCTCGCGCTCGGTCTTCGGACGCTCGGCGCACCGCCGCGGCGCATCGTGGCGAACCTGCCCTACAACATCTCCACGGCGCTCTTGGTCGCATGGCTGCGGCAACTGGCGGCGGACAGCGAGGCCTACGAGTCCCTGACCTTGATGTTCCAGAAGGAAGTCGCGGCGCGGCTCGCGGCGGCGCCGGGCGAAAAGGCCTACGGCCGCCTCTCGGTCCTCGCCCAGTGGCTCACCGAGGTGGTCCGCCTGTTCGACGTTCCCGCCCGGGCCTTCACCCCGCCGCCGAAGGTTAGCTCGACGGTCGTGCAGCTGCGGCCGAGGCCTCAGCCGCTCGCGCCGGCGTCCCTCGATTGGCTCGAGCGGGTCACGGCGTCGGCCTTCGGCCAGCGCCGCAAGATGCTGCGCCAGAGCCTGAAGACGCTGACCGGCGACCCGAAGCGCCTCCTGGCGGCGACCGGCATCGCCGAGACCGAGCGGGCGGAAGACCTCGATGTCGCCCAGTTCTGCGCCCTGGCGCGGTGCTGCGAAGAAACCTGA
- a CDS encoding leucyl aminopeptidase — MKISFATPGLPEDGALAVFAAKNSKLLGAAAELDKTTKGALTRAIKASRFEGKPKQVLEVLAPPGLKNSRVVLLGLGDPKDLKPLDSEAIGGGLLAVLNASGETKASVLCDALGDAEADAAHAAALAAGAWLRSYRFDRYRTKEKAEKKPSLTKLDILVEDVKAARKHHGVAAKVAGGVFVTRDLVSEPANIIYPKTLAAEAKKLEKLGVEVQVLGVKEMTKLGMGALLGVGQGSDRESQLVTMHWKGAATGKNKQPFAIVGKGVTFDTGGISIKPAGGMEDMKWDMGGAGVVIGLMHALAARKAKANVIGICGLVENMPSGTAQRPGDIVTSMSGQTIEVINTDAEGRLVLADALWYVQENFKPRGIIDLATLTGAIIIALGHEHAGLFSNDDDLSEQLRAAGQATDEPVWRLPLGKEYDKQIDSDAADMKNVGNRSAGSITAAQFLQRFVKEGTPWAHLDIAGVTWSSKDKPTVPKGGTGFGVRLLDRLVADNLEN; from the coding sequence ATGAAAATCTCTTTCGCTACCCCCGGCCTGCCCGAGGACGGTGCGCTGGCCGTGTTCGCCGCAAAGAACAGCAAGCTGCTCGGCGCCGCCGCCGAGCTCGACAAGACGACCAAAGGCGCTCTGACCCGGGCAATCAAGGCCAGCCGTTTCGAGGGCAAGCCCAAGCAGGTGCTCGAGGTGCTCGCGCCGCCGGGATTGAAGAACAGCCGCGTCGTCCTGCTCGGCCTGGGCGATCCGAAGGACTTGAAGCCGCTGGACAGCGAGGCGATCGGGGGCGGCCTGCTCGCCGTGCTCAATGCGAGCGGCGAGACCAAGGCCTCGGTGCTGTGCGACGCACTGGGCGACGCCGAGGCCGACGCGGCCCATGCCGCCGCGCTGGCGGCCGGCGCCTGGCTGCGCAGCTATCGCTTCGACCGCTACCGCACCAAGGAAAAGGCCGAGAAGAAGCCGAGCCTGACCAAGCTGGACATCCTGGTCGAGGACGTGAAAGCGGCCCGCAAACACCACGGGGTGGCCGCCAAGGTGGCCGGCGGCGTTTTCGTGACCCGGGACCTCGTGTCCGAACCGGCCAACATTATCTATCCCAAGACCCTGGCCGCCGAGGCCAAGAAGCTCGAAAAGCTGGGCGTCGAGGTCCAGGTGCTCGGAGTCAAGGAGATGACCAAGCTCGGCATGGGCGCCCTGCTGGGGGTCGGCCAGGGCTCGGACCGCGAGTCGCAACTGGTCACCATGCACTGGAAAGGCGCGGCGACCGGCAAGAACAAGCAGCCTTTCGCGATCGTCGGCAAGGGCGTGACCTTCGACACCGGCGGTATCTCGATCAAGCCGGCCGGCGGCATGGAAGACATGAAATGGGACATGGGCGGCGCCGGCGTGGTGATCGGCCTGATGCACGCGCTCGCCGCGCGCAAGGCCAAGGCCAACGTGATCGGCATCTGCGGGCTGGTCGAGAACATGCCTTCGGGCACGGCCCAGCGGCCCGGCGACATCGTCACCTCCATGTCCGGCCAGACCATCGAGGTCATCAACACCGACGCCGAGGGCCGGCTGGTGCTGGCCGACGCGCTCTGGTACGTCCAGGAGAACTTCAAGCCGCGCGGCATCATCGATCTCGCCACGCTGACCGGCGCGATCATCATCGCGCTCGGGCACGAGCACGCCGGCCTCTTCTCCAATGACGACGATCTCTCCGAACAGCTGCGCGCGGCCGGCCAGGCGACGGACGAGCCGGTCTGGCGCCTGCCGCTGGGCAAGGAATACGACAAGCAGATCGACAGCGACGCGGCCGACATGAAGAACGTCGGCAACCGCTCGGCCGGCTCGATCACGGCGGCCCAGTTCCTCCAGCGCTTCGTCAAGGAAGGCACGCCCTGGGCGCATCTGGACATCGCCGGCGTGACCTGGTCGAGCAAGGACAAGCCGACCGTGCCGAAAGGCGGGACAGGCTTCGGCGTGCGCCTGCTCGACCGCCTGGTCGCGGACAACCTGGAGAACTAG
- the lptD gene encoding LPS assembly protein LptD: MRGALGNSIGGLAAGLLVFAALSASALAQSAGPAAATGVETIPPAPGRDAGLISADEIVYDEDLAIVTARGRVEISQDDRVLMADTVSYNRRSDVVTASGNVVLIEPDGEVIYAEFAELTGDLREGFIRDIGIMLRDQNRIAGASALRTGGNLTVVRNGVYSPCNLCRENPDEAPFWQLKATKVIHDEEDKTVRYSNAWLEMGGLPVLYLPYFEHPDPTVDRKSGFLAPTVGRSSQLGTVVQIPYYWTLGDTADITFEPIFTTDQSAVAAGEYRQLFKFGRHEFRGSATIADREANNGETKRNEFRGHIEAEGLYELDEAWRSGFDLNRTTDDTYLRLYGFSDASFLTSRVFTEYFDGRDHGEIEAIAFQGLREEDVDEEEPIVAPLIDYSYKSEPLFGNGVLRLDPNLAILTRVEGRDTRRASLVSEFEMPFTDPIGGAYTFTARLQTDGYWTQDFEPGSDDVNPPGVDDSEVAGRFFPQAALSWRLPMVRHSEFMDQLIQPSFQVVAGPDFGNPAEIPNEDSLDFEFDDTNLFSLNRFSGRDRVDEGQRIDYGFLWEGTTPEDRGAEVFVGQSYRLREQEDLFTEQSGVRDNLSDIVGRVRIQPIAELDLLYRFRLDKDDYAARRHEIDMNVGPPALNFQIGYLFTDEEASTDTEIFDKREEIKFNISSRLTEELSTSFFLRRDLDQDENLRASIGLVYQNECFTFELVGERNFFNDREIDSEDSVFFRVEFKNLGSFSPL, encoded by the coding sequence ATGCGGGGGGCGTTGGGTAACTCGATCGGAGGTCTGGCGGCGGGCCTCTTGGTCTTCGCGGCTCTGTCCGCGTCCGCGCTCGCCCAGAGCGCCGGCCCGGCCGCCGCTACCGGCGTAGAGACGATACCTCCGGCGCCGGGTCGCGACGCCGGCCTGATCAGCGCCGACGAGATCGTCTACGACGAGGATCTGGCCATCGTTACCGCGCGCGGGAGAGTCGAGATCTCCCAGGACGATCGCGTCCTCATGGCGGACACCGTGTCCTACAACCGGCGCAGCGATGTTGTGACGGCCTCGGGCAACGTCGTCCTGATCGAGCCCGACGGCGAGGTGATCTACGCCGAGTTCGCCGAACTCACCGGAGACCTGCGCGAAGGCTTCATTCGCGACATCGGCATCATGCTGAGGGACCAGAACCGCATCGCGGGGGCCAGCGCGCTGCGCACCGGGGGCAACTTGACGGTGGTCCGCAACGGCGTTTACAGCCCCTGCAACTTGTGTCGGGAGAATCCGGACGAAGCGCCGTTCTGGCAGCTCAAAGCGACCAAGGTGATCCACGACGAGGAAGACAAGACGGTCCGCTATTCCAATGCCTGGCTGGAGATGGGTGGCCTGCCCGTGCTCTACCTGCCGTACTTCGAGCATCCCGACCCGACGGTCGACCGAAAGAGCGGTTTCCTGGCCCCGACCGTGGGTCGCTCGAGCCAGTTGGGCACCGTCGTCCAGATCCCTTACTACTGGACACTGGGGGATACGGCGGACATCACCTTCGAGCCGATCTTCACGACCGACCAGAGCGCCGTGGCCGCGGGCGAGTACCGCCAGCTCTTCAAGTTCGGCAGGCACGAGTTCCGCGGTAGCGCCACCATTGCCGACCGCGAGGCCAACAACGGCGAGACCAAGAGGAACGAGTTCCGCGGCCACATCGAAGCCGAGGGCCTCTACGAGCTCGACGAGGCCTGGCGCTCGGGTTTCGACTTAAATCGGACGACCGACGACACCTACCTGCGGCTCTATGGCTTCAGCGACGCCAGTTTCCTGACCAGCCGAGTTTTCACCGAGTACTTCGACGGTCGGGACCACGGCGAGATCGAGGCGATCGCCTTCCAGGGGCTGCGCGAGGAGGACGTTGACGAGGAGGAGCCCATCGTCGCCCCCTTGATCGACTACAGCTACAAGAGCGAGCCCCTGTTCGGCAATGGCGTGCTCAGGCTGGACCCGAACCTCGCCATCCTGACACGGGTCGAGGGCCGGGATACGCGGCGGGCGTCTCTCGTCAGCGAGTTCGAGATGCCCTTCACCGACCCGATAGGCGGCGCCTACACCTTCACGGCGCGGCTGCAGACCGACGGCTATTGGACTCAGGATTTCGAGCCTGGCAGCGACGACGTCAATCCGCCCGGCGTCGACGATTCGGAAGTGGCCGGCCGCTTCTTTCCCCAGGCCGCGCTGAGCTGGCGGCTGCCCATGGTTAGGCATTCGGAGTTCATGGATCAGTTGATCCAGCCCTCGTTCCAGGTGGTGGCCGGGCCGGACTTCGGCAATCCGGCCGAGATCCCGAACGAAGACAGCCTCGACTTCGAGTTCGACGATACGAACCTCTTCAGCCTCAACCGATTTTCGGGACGCGACCGTGTCGACGAGGGACAGCGGATTGACTATGGCTTCCTGTGGGAGGGCACGACGCCGGAAGACCGGGGCGCCGAGGTCTTCGTCGGTCAGAGCTATCGTCTGCGGGAGCAGGAAGACCTCTTCACCGAACAGTCGGGCGTGCGGGACAACCTCTCAGATATCGTCGGTCGGGTGAGGATCCAGCCGATCGCGGAACTCGACCTGCTCTACCGCTTCCGCCTGGACAAGGACGACTACGCGGCCCGGCGCCACGAAATCGACATGAACGTTGGCCCGCCGGCCTTGAACTTCCAGATCGGCTACCTGTTTACCGACGAAGAAGCCAGCACCGACACCGAGATCTTCGACAAGCGCGAGGAGATCAAGTTCAACATCTCCAGCCGGCTGACCGAGGAACTGTCGACCTCGTTCTTCCTGCGCCGGGACCTCGATCAAGACGAGAACCTGCGGGCGTCGATTGGTCTGGTCTACCAGAACGAGTGCTTCACCTTCGAGCTCGTGGGCGAACGGAACTTCTTCAATGACCGGGAAATCGATTCCGAGGACTCGGTGTTCTTCCGGGTGGAGTTCAAGAACCTCGGATCCTTCTCGCCGCTCTAG